In one Grus americana isolate bGruAme1 chromosome 1, bGruAme1.mat, whole genome shotgun sequence genomic region, the following are encoded:
- the GXYLT1 gene encoding glucoside xylosyltransferase 1 isoform X3 → MLPSDVCGMNCFWEAAFRYDYMKTHPSEKMHLAVVACGERLEETVTMLRSAIIFSIRPLQFHIFAEDQLHESFKNILDDFPYEGKVNYTLYPITFPNESAAEWKKLFKPCASQRLFLPLILKNVDSLLYVDTDILFLRPVDDIWSFLGKFNSTQIAAMAPEHEEPRIGWYNRFARHPYYGVTGINSGVMLMNMTRIRRKYFKNDMTPVRLQWGEILMPLLKKYKLNITWGDQDLLNIMFFHNPESLYVFPCQWNYRPDHCIYGSNCKEAEEEGIFILHGNRGVYHDDKQPTFRAVYEAIKNYSFGDDLFHSLLQPLELELQKTMHTYCGRVYKVFVKQLTKSIRDLYARRSKGR, encoded by the exons ATATGATTATATGAAAACACATCCGTCTGAGAAAATGCATCTAGCAGTGGTTGCCTGTGGTGAGAGACTGGAGGAGACTGTTACTATGTTGAGATCAGCCATTATTTTCAGCATCAGACCTCTCCAGTTTCATATTTTTGCTGAGGACCAACTGCATGAGAGTTTCAAAAACATA CTTGATGACTTCCCCTATGAAGGAAAAGTTAATTACACATTATATCCAATAACATTTCCAAATGAGAGTGCAGCAGAAtggaagaaattgtttaaaCCATGTGCTTCACAAAGGCTGTTCTTGCCA TTAATCCTCAAAAATGTGGATTCGCTACTGTATGTTGATACCGACATCCTGTTTTTGAGACCTGTTGATGATATTTGGTCTTTTCTGGGAAAGTTCAACTCCACACAAATTGCTGCAATGGCACCAGAGCATGAAGAGCCTCGTATCGGATGGTATAATCGCTTTGCTAGACATCCCTATTATGGAGTAACTGGAATAAATTCTGGAGTCATGTTAATGAATATGACACGTATCAGAAGAAAGTACTTCAAG AATGATATGACACCAGTCCGGTTACAGTGGGGAGAAATTCTTATGCCACTGCTGAAGAAGTACAAGTTGAACATAACGTGGGGTGATCAGGATCTATTGAACATTATGTTTTTTCACAATCCAG AAAGTCTTTATGTCTTTCCTTGCCAATGGAATTATCGACCTGACCACTGCATCTATGGAAGCAATTGTAAGGAAGCTGAAGAAGAAGGTATATTTATTCTTCATGGAAACAGAGGTGTTTACCACGATGATAAACAACCAACTTTTAGGGCTGTCTATGAAGCAATAAAAAAT TATTCATTTGGAGATGACCTCTTTCATTCCCTGTTGCAGCCCCTAGAACTGGAATTACAGAAAACCATGCATACATACTGTGGAAGAGTATACAAAGTGTTTGTAAAGCAGCTAACAAAAAGCATAAGAGACTTGTATGCCAGAAGATCAAAGGGAAGGTGA